In one Brevibacillus composti genomic region, the following are encoded:
- a CDS encoding immunoglobulin-like domain-containing protein encodes MVTIPYSKLLANDSPGPDDELIWQTLAVTGVGNALGGTASMEENHVAFISNPDFSGWASFQYTVTDDGITNNSPKPESATAQARFYVGDTEAPVTTLFGDNPAYILKGQTYSETGFMADDNEDGDLTGEVSVDGSVNHDRLGDYVLRYNVSDSSGNAATE; translated from the coding sequence GTGGTCACCATCCCCTACTCCAAGTTGTTGGCCAATGATTCCCCCGGACCTGACGATGAACTCATCTGGCAAACTCTGGCGGTTACCGGAGTAGGTAATGCGCTTGGCGGCACGGCATCCATGGAAGAGAATCATGTGGCGTTTATATCAAATCCGGATTTCTCGGGATGGGCTTCTTTCCAATATACCGTGACCGACGACGGCATCACGAACAATTCCCCCAAACCGGAGTCAGCTACGGCACAGGCCCGTTTCTATGTTGGGGATACGGAGGCGCCCGTGACCACCCTGTTTGGCGACAATCCCGCCTACATACTCAAAGGGCAAACCTATTCCGAAACCGGGTTCATGGCGGACGATAACGAAGATGGGGACCTCACGGGCGAAGTGAGTGTAGACGGCTCAGTCAACCACGACCGGCTCGGAGACTATGTTCTCCGTTACAACGTATCGGACAGCAGTGGAAACGCAGCCACCGAGTGA
- a CDS encoding sulfite oxidase-like oxidoreductase, whose translation MSGNMTELTKDRVPPNQKVTTGFPVLHYGEVPEYTDLAAQWNFRIFGLVDEEVTLSYEQMMALPKGSTTNDIHCVTGWSKLDNVWEGIPVEEIVKLVKIKPEVKYVLLHAEHGWTANMPLSDFLTPGNLFAYRHNGEDLTPDHGWPLRFVVPHLYFWKSAKWVRGIEFLAKDKQGFWEKNGYHMYGDPWKEQRFAWD comes from the coding sequence CGGGTACCGCCGAATCAAAAGGTGACGACCGGCTTTCCCGTCCTGCATTACGGGGAAGTGCCTGAATATACGGACCTCGCTGCGCAATGGAACTTTCGCATCTTCGGCCTGGTGGACGAAGAAGTGACGCTCTCGTATGAGCAGATGATGGCTCTTCCCAAAGGAAGTACGACGAATGATATCCACTGCGTCACCGGCTGGAGCAAGCTGGACAATGTCTGGGAAGGCATTCCTGTCGAAGAGATCGTCAAGCTGGTGAAGATCAAGCCGGAGGTCAAATACGTGCTGCTGCACGCAGAGCACGGCTGGACCGCCAACATGCCGCTGAGCGATTTTCTCACCCCGGGCAATTTGTTTGCCTACCGGCACAATGGCGAAGACCTGACGCCGGATCACGGCTGGCCGCTGCGGTTCGTCGTTCCTCATCTGTATTTCTGGAAGAGCGCCAAGTGGGTGCGCGGCATCGAGTTTTTGGCGAAGGATAAGCAGGGATTCTGGGAGAAGAACGGGTATCATATGTATGGAGACCCGTGGAAAGAGCAGAGGTTTGCTTGGGATTAA
- a CDS encoding DUF3889 domain-containing protein, producing the protein MTRTVHVVSHHLDELSVSSVELTPAFEPERQNYTADVPENQKTVTITAMAEDPTATVTIGGVAKGHGSDSHDHWAASAIAAVQAFFLSSHPEGPRPMRNHFRTHPYLFFLLGRLLSKRSGLVRVFTRLFMLIMLLSSVHIASAEVREIPPYAKWGRFAMQETKKRYPLADIVDYQHLGRDVVSSNRATETFKLWLRQDRREWAVRVIITFDTKTERAVSIQFREEPPPSQASFVLSQRFTPVQMMAALKTASQSSVRLLDKSL; encoded by the coding sequence GTGACGCGGACCGTCCATGTCGTGTCGCATCACCTGGACGAGCTGTCGGTTTCCTCTGTGGAACTGACTCCTGCCTTTGAACCTGAGAGACAAAATTATACTGCTGATGTGCCTGAGAACCAAAAAACCGTCACGATTACGGCCATGGCGGAAGATCCTACAGCCACGGTTACCATCGGCGGCGTAGCCAAAGGCCACGGCTCGGACAGCCACGATCACTGGGCCGCATCGGCCATCGCTGCGGTGCAAGCCTTCTTTCTTTCCTCTCACCCCGAGGGTCCCCGGCCCATGAGAAACCATTTTCGGACTCATCCGTATCTTTTTTTCCTTCTGGGAAGACTACTCTCGAAAAGGAGTGGTCTTGTGCGGGTATTCACTCGGTTGTTCATGCTGATTATGCTGCTGTCCAGTGTTCACATCGCCTCTGCAGAAGTTCGAGAAATTCCGCCCTATGCGAAATGGGGGAGATTCGCCATGCAAGAGACCAAGAAACGCTATCCCCTTGCCGACATCGTGGATTACCAGCATCTAGGCCGAGACGTCGTCAGTTCGAATCGCGCCACCGAAACCTTCAAGCTGTGGTTGAGACAAGACCGGAGGGAGTGGGCGGTTCGGGTCATCATCACGTTTGATACCAAAACGGAAAGAGCGGTTTCGATTCAATTCCGCGAAGAGCCGCCGCCATCCCAGGCTTCCTTTGTTTTGTCGCAACGGTTCACTCCTGTGCAGATGATGGCCGCACTAAAGACCGCCTCTCAGTCATCAGTTCGGCTTTTAGACAAATCACTGTAA
- a CDS encoding Ig-like domain-containing protein translates to MSPAAPFIPKTEARPSLKAGTVRIGDDGESVIFTPLSQYLGTAGFQYTVKDDGGATSNGMVTFTIRARTDSPQVTPAMTAEDTMTSSGLVITPTEAGGSTTTHFKISGITGGTLYHKNGTTQIRADSPKGRQWSPSPTPSCWPMIPPDLTMNSSGKLWRLPE, encoded by the coding sequence ATATCACCGGCGGCACCCTTTATCCCCAAAACGGAGGCACGCCCCTCGCTGAAGGCCGGGACGGTACGGATCGGCGATGATGGAGAATCCGTCATTTTTACCCCCCTCTCCCAATATCTCGGAACAGCAGGTTTCCAATACACGGTGAAGGATGACGGCGGCGCAACGAGTAATGGCATGGTCACGTTCACCATTCGCGCGAGGACGGACAGCCCTCAAGTCACGCCGGCTATGACGGCGGAGGACACCATGACGTCAAGCGGTCTGGTGATTACCCCGACGGAAGCGGGCGGGTCTACCACGACCCATTTCAAAATCAGCGGAATTACTGGGGGAACTCTCTATCACAAAAACGGGACAACTCAAATCCGGGCCGATTCGCCAAAGGGGCGCCAGTGGTCACCATCCCCTACTCCAAGTTGTTGGCCAATGATTCCCCCGGACCTGACGATGAACTCATCTGGCAAACTCTGGCGGTTACCGGAGTAG